From a single Mycolicibacterium mengxianglii genomic region:
- a CDS encoding C40 family peptidase, translating to MGELEILSRAHQLFADSSRPAGVGVDLELPDTALRRAAEANIVDGQRNYRLAVDGSRELLQRTATTDTEFASIVAQARQDHALARERTGAVLDAARTETGVPPDSPVAQREAMRRTAQRLRAQHEHVLAARRRSRRRLALLLLLRYRGRRRARGPVAPPAANTRAGIAVRAALSRLGMPYVWGATGPDRFDCSGLVQWAYRQAGIGLDRTTYDQINNGFAVSRNHIQPGDLVFPHAGHVQLAIGNGLVVEAPHAGASVRISRLGSEVAIRRPW from the coding sequence GTGGGTGAGCTGGAGATTCTGTCCCGTGCCCACCAACTGTTCGCCGATTCGAGCCGTCCGGCCGGCGTCGGCGTCGACCTCGAGCTTCCGGACACCGCGCTGCGCCGCGCGGCAGAAGCCAATATCGTTGACGGACAACGCAATTATCGACTTGCGGTGGACGGCTCCCGCGAGCTGCTGCAGCGCACGGCGACCACCGATACCGAGTTCGCATCGATCGTCGCGCAAGCGCGCCAAGACCATGCGCTGGCGCGTGAGCGGACCGGAGCCGTCCTCGACGCCGCGCGTACCGAAACCGGTGTGCCTCCGGATTCTCCTGTCGCACAGCGGGAGGCGATGCGCCGCACGGCGCAACGGTTGCGCGCCCAGCACGAACATGTGCTGGCGGCACGACGGCGTTCCCGACGTCGCCTCGCGTTGTTGCTCCTGCTGCGTTACCGCGGGCGGCGACGGGCTCGCGGGCCGGTCGCCCCGCCGGCGGCCAACACCCGGGCGGGCATCGCGGTGCGTGCGGCGCTGTCCCGGCTGGGGATGCCCTATGTCTGGGGTGCCACCGGGCCGGACCGGTTCGACTGTTCGGGGTTGGTGCAGTGGGCCTACCGCCAAGCGGGCATCGGCCTCGACCGCACCACCTATGACCAGATCAACAACGGTTTCGCCGTGTCGCGCAACCACATCCAACCGGGAGACCTGGTGTTTCCCCACGCCGGGCACGTCCAGCTGGCGATCGGCAACGGTTTGGTCGTCGAGGCGCCGCATGCCGGGGCCAGCGTGCGGATCAGCAGACTCGGCTCAGAGGTGGCCATTCGTCGGCCTTGGTGA
- a CDS encoding DUF4226 domain-containing protein — protein sequence MSDDAGTAASAIAASLDALTVRHEAVASLDRALADIVAAAHTVTVAALQRLDTIGAEIEDAVAHQDLLALDTPAGAHEFQRFLLAKHRDIITVINDAAAQGDTKAAQVRGLLAGYQDSSGPAGKP from the coding sequence ATGTCGGATGATGCGGGCACAGCAGCGTCCGCCATCGCGGCATCGCTGGACGCACTGACCGTCCGCCATGAGGCGGTGGCGAGCCTGGATCGGGCGCTTGCCGACATTGTCGCCGCCGCTCATACCGTCACCGTCGCGGCGTTGCAGCGCCTCGACACGATCGGCGCGGAGATCGAAGACGCGGTGGCCCACCAGGATCTGCTGGCCCTCGACACCCCCGCGGGAGCACACGAATTCCAACGTTTCCTATTGGCCAAACACCGCGACATCATCACCGTCATCAATGACGCAGCGGCGCAGGGCGATACGAAAGCCGCCCAGGTGCGGGGTCTGCTCGCGGGCTATCAGGATTCCAGCGGCCCGGCCGGGAAGCCCTAG
- a CDS encoding DUF4226 domain-containing protein: MTTHKDLYDAVEHIGRVTADPLAWRQGLSPEEAAVIGLVVAPDVEVAAVLAKIKANHPGLFDPRTGAPVLPKAAPPPESGGEQQGVGVTAIKKAEGDLAHQNSATAQVDLLVISAVLNAHTTAELGSADLAKLQAEIEEAVRNRTDLDTPAGARDFQRYLIGKLREIGGVVQTASLDDRSKAVLAGAWTALYEASKTAAPAEQSESVTRVTTSAGPTASAGPPSLPAYGADLGADPLLDQLLAQEPPPSPAPSAAAGAVPPAPAAAAIPIPAGGAGLPTGGLPGGGAGMPAVGTPAAGSGWTRPEEPPSALGDLRDPDALTLEDLLADPAAGLSQDPDEEQTDPDTEPEPEDPAHEEDPVPETAQVRLPNGDVVTAPSPQLAKVVTAAIAGTPIGEAFHQHGLTIPPPGTAVAHPVDPAEVSTADIGMFTDRQALALDRTRALLGGEIQPLSSVSGPSFLGWMHPPQSTGTAPSAAAPAAPPSSEPPAPTRPATTPAH; this comes from the coding sequence GTGACCACGCACAAAGACCTGTACGACGCCGTGGAGCACATCGGGCGGGTTACCGCTGATCCGCTCGCCTGGCGGCAGGGCCTCAGTCCGGAAGAGGCCGCGGTCATCGGTCTGGTCGTTGCTCCCGACGTCGAGGTGGCCGCCGTCCTGGCCAAGATCAAGGCCAATCATCCGGGGTTGTTCGATCCACGCACCGGCGCGCCGGTGCTCCCGAAGGCCGCGCCCCCACCGGAATCCGGCGGCGAGCAGCAGGGAGTCGGAGTCACCGCCATCAAGAAGGCCGAAGGCGACCTGGCGCACCAGAACTCGGCCACTGCGCAGGTTGACCTGCTGGTCATCTCTGCCGTACTCAATGCACACACCACCGCAGAACTGGGCAGCGCGGACCTGGCCAAGCTGCAGGCCGAGATCGAGGAAGCAGTGCGCAACCGCACCGACCTCGACACCCCTGCGGGTGCCCGGGATTTCCAGCGGTACCTGATAGGAAAGCTCCGCGAGATCGGTGGGGTGGTGCAGACCGCCAGCCTCGACGACCGCTCGAAAGCCGTCCTCGCCGGTGCCTGGACAGCACTGTACGAGGCGTCCAAAACAGCTGCACCGGCCGAACAATCGGAGTCCGTCACCCGGGTCACGACCTCAGCCGGGCCGACGGCGAGTGCCGGGCCGCCGTCGTTGCCGGCGTACGGCGCAGACCTGGGCGCCGACCCCCTGCTCGACCAGCTCCTGGCGCAGGAGCCGCCGCCGAGCCCCGCTCCGTCCGCCGCGGCTGGTGCGGTGCCGCCGGCCCCGGCCGCGGCGGCCATCCCGATACCGGCCGGCGGCGCGGGCCTGCCCACGGGCGGTCTGCCGGGCGGGGGTGCCGGTATGCCCGCGGTCGGCACACCGGCCGCCGGCAGCGGGTGGACCCGGCCCGAGGAGCCGCCGTCCGCGCTCGGCGACCTACGCGATCCCGACGCGCTGACACTCGAGGATCTGCTGGCCGACCCCGCAGCGGGCCTGTCCCAGGACCCCGACGAGGAGCAGACGGACCCCGACACCGAGCCTGAACCTGAGGACCCCGCGCACGAGGAGGACCCCGTCCCGGAGACGGCGCAGGTCAGGCTGCCCAACGGCGATGTCGTCACCGCGCCCAGCCCGCAGCTCGCCAAGGTCGTCACCGCGGCGATCGCCGGAACCCCGATCGGGGAGGCGTTCCATCAGCACGGACTCACCATCCCGCCGCCCGGTACCGCAGTCGCCCACCCCGTGGACCCCGCCGAGGTGAGCACGGCCGACATCGGGATGTTCACCGACCGGCAAGCGCTGGCATTGGATCGCACCCGCGCGTTGCTCGGTGGTGAGATCCAGCCACTGAGCAGCGTGAGCGGACCCAGCTTTTTAGGGTGGATGCACCCACCGCAGTCCACGGGTACGGCACCCAGCGCTGCGGCCCCGGCCGCGCCGCCATCCTCCGAGCCTCCAGCACCCACCCGACCGGCGACCACACCGGCACACTAG
- a CDS encoding ESX-1 secretion-associated protein: MDDRILIEPSKLREAARHHTEAADYLRTVPGTHDAIQESLDSLGPIFGELREAARELLEQRRQCYERQADDHAEMAHNLQQSANLWEEHEADSAQQMRALLDEDR, translated from the coding sequence ATGGACGACCGCATCCTGATCGAACCGTCGAAGCTGCGCGAAGCGGCGCGCCATCACACCGAGGCCGCGGACTATCTGCGGACTGTGCCCGGCACCCACGACGCGATCCAGGAGAGCCTCGACTCGCTGGGTCCGATCTTCGGCGAGCTGCGGGAGGCGGCTCGCGAACTGCTCGAACAGCGCAGGCAGTGCTATGAACGGCAGGCCGACGACCATGCCGAAATGGCGCATAATCTGCAGCAGTCGGCGAACCTGTGGGAGGAACACGAGGCAGACAGCGCGCAGCAGATGCGTGCACTGCTCGACGAGGACAGATGA
- a CDS encoding DUF2694 family protein, with the protein MTQPNPEFDALHPSGHLLFRSCRGGYLHSVVLTEEAMATDAQTLAAAIRLTADVSYLRALMEVRAEILAAGHTPSDEVPSESDLDAAESALAGHELRSTAD; encoded by the coding sequence ATGACACAGCCCAATCCGGAGTTCGATGCGCTGCACCCGAGTGGGCACTTGCTGTTCCGCAGCTGCCGCGGCGGCTACCTGCACAGTGTCGTGCTGACCGAAGAAGCGATGGCAACAGATGCGCAGACCCTCGCCGCGGCAATCAGACTGACCGCCGACGTGTCCTATCTGCGGGCACTGATGGAGGTGCGTGCGGAGATCCTGGCTGCCGGCCATACCCCGTCGGACGAGGTGCCTTCGGAGTCTGATCTCGACGCGGCGGAGTCGGCTCTGGCCGGCCACGAACTGCGCAGCACCGCCGACTGA
- a CDS encoding zinc-binding alcohol dehydrogenase family protein — translation MSDASRMAAIGSFGGAPIDDPAALQDVEIAVPELRPHDILVRVEAVSVNPVDVKQRRSLPPSTIPTVLGFDASGVVEAVGPEVSDYVVGDEVWYAGDISRQGSNAQWQAVDERIVGRKPKTLSHQEAAALPLTTITAWETLFERFRLTRDSTGDLLVLGAAGGVGSIMIQLAKALTRVRVIATASRDDSRDWALQMGADVVINHHDLRAQALEVAPDGIDYLFSPHSQGNIETYAAIVAPFGEITAIDEPPGMDLLPLKEKSIAWHWELMFTRALFGYDLSYQQSLLNATAELVDAGTLRSTMSAAIGDFTAAGIREAHRQVESGRMIGKVVVHR, via the coding sequence ATGTCTGATGCATCCAGGATGGCCGCCATCGGATCCTTCGGTGGCGCACCCATCGACGACCCTGCGGCATTGCAGGACGTCGAGATCGCGGTCCCGGAACTTCGCCCGCACGACATTCTGGTCCGGGTCGAGGCCGTGTCGGTCAACCCCGTCGACGTCAAACAGCGGCGTTCGCTGCCACCGTCGACGATCCCTACCGTGCTCGGATTCGACGCCTCCGGTGTGGTGGAGGCCGTAGGCCCCGAGGTCAGCGACTACGTCGTCGGTGATGAGGTCTGGTATGCCGGGGATATCAGCAGGCAGGGCAGCAACGCGCAATGGCAAGCCGTTGACGAACGTATCGTCGGCCGTAAGCCGAAAACCCTGTCGCACCAGGAAGCCGCGGCGCTGCCGCTGACCACGATCACGGCGTGGGAAACGCTGTTCGAGCGATTCCGGCTGACCCGCGACTCCACCGGCGACCTGCTGGTGCTCGGAGCCGCCGGCGGCGTCGGCTCGATCATGATCCAACTGGCCAAGGCACTGACCCGAGTGCGGGTCATCGCCACCGCGAGCCGCGATGATTCCCGGGACTGGGCCTTGCAGATGGGTGCCGACGTGGTGATCAACCACCACGATCTCCGGGCCCAGGCCCTCGAGGTCGCCCCCGACGGCATCGACTACCTGTTCTCGCCACACTCGCAAGGCAATATCGAGACCTACGCCGCGATCGTGGCGCCGTTCGGCGAGATCACCGCGATCGACGAGCCGCCGGGCATGGATCTGCTACCGCTCAAAGAGAAGAGCATCGCCTGGCACTGGGAGTTGATGTTCACCCGAGCACTGTTCGGCTACGACCTGAGCTACCAGCAGTCTCTGCTGAACGCCACCGCGGAGCTGGTGGACGCCGGCACACTGCGCAGCACCATGTCCGCGGCCATCGGCGACTTCACTGCGGCCGGGATCCGGGAGGCGCACCGGCAAGTCGAGTCCGGCCGGATGATCGGCAAGGTCGTTGTTCACAGATGA
- the hrpA gene encoding ATP-dependent RNA helicase HrpA, which yields MSTKSASALYPRLDGLTFRDAARLRRRLRNLGGDPDPAKLEQVAAQITTAEALIATRLAAVPQITYPDLPVSALRADIATAIRENQVVVVAGETGSGKTTQLPKICLELGRGIRGTIGHTQPRRLAARTVAQRIADELGSPLGETVGYTVRFTDQASDRTLVKLMTDGILLAEIQRDRRLLRYDTLILDEAHERSLNIDFLLGYLRELLPRRPDLKVIVTSATIEPGRFAAHFGTVGAPAPIVEVSGRTYPVEIRYRPLEVVVDAATDADAEDPDDPDHDIVRTETRDQIEAIVDAVGELEAEPPGDVLVFLSGEREIRDTAEALRGAPGFNAHTTEVLPLYARLPTAEQQRVFQPHTGRRIVLATNVAETSLTVPGIRYVVDPGTARISRYSRRTKVQRLPIEPISQASAAQRSGRSGRTAPGVCIRLYSQQDFEARPRYTDPEILRTNLAAVILQMAALHLGEIEDFPFLDPPDARSIRDGVQVLQELGAFDRQGALTEIGRRLAALPLDPRIGRMILAAAEEGCVREVLVLAAALSIPDPRERPADHEEAARQKHARFADEHSDFLSYLNLWRYLTDQRKERSGSSFRRMCREEYLHYLRIREWQDLTGQLRSIARDIGIREEGDATEPADPARIHAALVTGLLSHLGVREGEKRDYLGARNTRFVLAPGSVLTKRPPRWVVVAELVETSRLYGRIAARIEPEAVEKVAGDLVHRSYSEPHWDAKRGAVMAFERVTLFGLPLVPRRRVGYAQVDPVLSRELFIRHALVEGDWQTRHHFFGDNARLLEELAELEERARRRDLVVGDDEVYALYDARIPESVVSARHFDAWWKKQRHQTPELLTFTREELLRSTDADGDDRPVAWRSGDLSLPLTYRFEPGAVDDGVTVHVPVEVLANLGGREFAWQVPALREELVTALIRSLPKELRRNFVPAPDTARAVLADLTPGDDSLLESLQRELKRRSGILVPIDAFDLEKLPPHLRVTFAVESADGTEVGRGKDLDTLQTQLAAPIRQAVADAVAGELERSGLRNWPDGLDEIPRTVARTSGGHTVRGYPALVDTGAAVDLRVFATESEQRAAMGPGVRRLLRLAVPSPAKNIERALDPRTRLQLGSNPDGSLGALIDDCADAAVAVIAGAPLWNKAQFAVARERVAAEIVPTTLDLLRRVQKVLSAAHEAQIAIPERPIPAQADAVADIRQQLQALLPKGFVTRTGAAHLGDLTRYLTAIVRRLERLPHGLGADRERMQRVHAVQDAYDELRHALSPMRAAAEDVRQIGVMIEELRVSMWAQQLGTAMPVSEKRIYRAIDGVTP from the coding sequence GTGTCCACGAAGTCCGCCAGCGCGCTGTATCCCCGGCTGGATGGGCTCACCTTCCGCGACGCGGCCCGGTTGCGCCGCCGGCTGCGCAACCTGGGCGGTGACCCCGATCCCGCCAAACTGGAGCAGGTCGCCGCGCAGATCACCACTGCCGAGGCGCTGATCGCGACCCGCCTGGCGGCCGTTCCCCAGATCACCTATCCGGACCTGCCCGTCAGCGCCCTGCGCGCCGACATCGCCACGGCGATCCGGGAGAACCAGGTGGTGGTGGTCGCCGGCGAAACCGGGTCCGGCAAAACCACGCAGCTGCCGAAGATCTGCCTCGAACTCGGCCGCGGGATTCGCGGCACCATCGGACACACTCAGCCGCGTCGTCTCGCCGCGCGTACGGTCGCGCAGCGCATCGCCGACGAACTCGGTTCCCCGCTCGGTGAGACCGTCGGTTACACCGTGCGATTCACCGACCAGGCCAGCGACCGCACCCTGGTCAAACTGATGACCGACGGCATCCTGCTCGCCGAGATCCAGCGCGACCGTCGGCTGCTGCGCTACGACACCCTGATCCTCGACGAAGCGCACGAACGCAGCCTCAACATCGACTTCCTGCTGGGATATCTGCGGGAACTGCTACCGCGTCGGCCCGATCTGAAGGTGATCGTCACCTCGGCCACCATCGAGCCGGGCCGATTCGCCGCGCATTTCGGCACCGTCGGGGCGCCGGCGCCCATCGTCGAGGTCTCCGGCCGCACGTACCCGGTCGAAATCCGTTATCGGCCACTGGAAGTCGTTGTGGATGCGGCCACTGATGCCGACGCCGAGGATCCCGACGACCCCGACCACGACATCGTGCGCACCGAGACGCGCGACCAGATCGAGGCCATCGTCGACGCCGTGGGTGAACTCGAAGCCGAACCCCCCGGCGACGTCCTGGTGTTCCTGTCGGGGGAGCGGGAGATCCGCGACACCGCGGAAGCGTTGCGCGGGGCCCCGGGATTCAACGCGCACACCACCGAGGTGCTGCCGCTGTATGCCCGCCTGCCCACTGCCGAGCAGCAACGGGTGTTCCAACCGCACACCGGTCGGCGCATCGTGCTGGCGACCAACGTCGCCGAGACGTCACTGACGGTTCCGGGCATCCGCTACGTCGTCGACCCCGGCACTGCCCGCATCTCCCGGTACAGCCGCCGCACCAAGGTGCAGCGGCTGCCCATCGAACCGATCTCGCAGGCGTCGGCCGCCCAGCGGTCCGGCCGGTCGGGCCGCACCGCGCCCGGCGTGTGCATCCGGCTGTACTCGCAGCAGGACTTCGAGGCGCGACCCCGCTACACCGACCCGGAGATCCTGCGCACCAACCTCGCCGCCGTGATCCTGCAGATGGCCGCGCTGCACCTCGGCGAGATCGAGGATTTCCCCTTCCTGGATCCGCCGGACGCTCGCAGCATCCGCGACGGAGTGCAGGTGCTGCAGGAGCTCGGTGCCTTCGACCGTCAGGGCGCCCTGACCGAGATCGGCCGCCGGCTGGCCGCGTTGCCGCTGGATCCGCGCATCGGCCGGATGATCCTGGCCGCCGCCGAGGAAGGCTGTGTGCGGGAGGTGCTGGTGTTGGCGGCGGCGCTGTCGATACCCGACCCGCGGGAACGCCCGGCCGACCATGAGGAAGCGGCACGCCAGAAGCACGCCCGCTTCGCCGACGAGCATTCGGATTTCCTGTCCTATCTCAATCTCTGGCGCTACCTCACTGACCAGCGAAAAGAGCGGTCCGGCAGCTCGTTCCGACGGATGTGCCGTGAGGAATACCTGCACTACCTGCGGATCCGGGAGTGGCAGGACCTGACGGGTCAGCTGCGCAGCATCGCGCGTGACATCGGGATCCGTGAGGAGGGCGACGCCACCGAACCGGCCGACCCGGCCCGCATCCACGCCGCGTTGGTGACGGGACTGCTGTCTCACCTCGGTGTGCGGGAGGGCGAGAAACGCGATTACCTGGGCGCGCGCAACACCCGCTTCGTGCTGGCGCCCGGTTCGGTCTTGACGAAACGGCCGCCCCGCTGGGTGGTCGTGGCCGAACTTGTTGAAACCAGCCGGCTGTACGGGCGGATCGCGGCCCGCATCGAACCCGAGGCGGTGGAGAAGGTCGCCGGCGATCTGGTCCACCGCAGCTACAGCGAGCCGCACTGGGATGCCAAACGCGGCGCGGTGATGGCCTTCGAACGGGTGACGTTGTTCGGCCTGCCGCTGGTGCCACGCCGCCGGGTGGGTTACGCCCAGGTCGATCCGGTGTTGTCGCGGGAATTGTTCATCCGGCACGCCCTCGTCGAGGGGGACTGGCAGACCCGGCACCACTTCTTCGGCGACAACGCCCGCCTGTTGGAGGAACTGGCTGAACTGGAGGAGCGGGCACGGCGCCGCGACCTGGTGGTCGGCGATGACGAGGTCTACGCCCTCTACGACGCGCGCATACCCGAAAGCGTGGTATCCGCAAGACATTTCGATGCCTGGTGGAAAAAGCAACGGCACCAGACGCCGGAGCTGCTGACCTTCACCCGCGAGGAGCTGCTGCGCAGCACCGATGCCGACGGCGACGACCGGCCCGTCGCGTGGCGTTCCGGGGACCTGTCCCTGCCGTTGACGTACCGGTTCGAGCCGGGTGCCGTCGACGACGGCGTGACCGTGCATGTGCCGGTCGAGGTGCTGGCCAACCTCGGTGGCCGGGAATTCGCCTGGCAGGTACCGGCTCTGCGTGAGGAGCTGGTGACCGCGTTGATCCGGTCGTTGCCCAAGGAGCTGCGCCGCAACTTCGTGCCCGCTCCCGACACCGCCCGCGCAGTGCTGGCCGACCTGACGCCCGGAGACGACTCGCTGTTGGAGAGCCTGCAGCGCGAACTCAAGCGGCGCAGTGGAATCCTGGTCCCGATCGACGCCTTCGACCTCGAGAAGCTGCCCCCTCACCTGCGGGTGACGTTTGCGGTGGAGTCCGCCGACGGTACCGAGGTGGGGCGGGGCAAGGACCTTGACACGTTGCAGACCCAGCTGGCCGCGCCCATTCGGCAGGCGGTGGCCGACGCGGTCGCGGGTGAGCTGGAACGCAGCGGTCTGCGGAACTGGCCCGACGGCCTGGACGAGATTCCGCGGACGGTCGCACGTACCAGCGGCGGCCACACGGTGCGCGGCTACCCGGCGCTGGTCGATACCGGTGCGGCCGTGGACCTGCGGGTGTTCGCCACCGAGAGCGAGCAGCGCGCCGCCATGGGACCCGGCGTCCGGAGACTGCTGCGGCTGGCCGTGCCGTCACCGGCGAAAAACATTGAGCGGGCGCTGGATCCACGTACCCGTCTGCAGCTGGGTAGCAACCCGGACGGGTCGCTGGGAGCTTTGATCGACGACTGCGCCGACGCCGCCGTCGCGGTGATAGCCGGGGCCCCACTGTGGAACAAGGCCCAGTTCGCCGTGGCGCGTGAGCGGGTGGCCGCCGAGATCGTGCCCACCACCCTGGATCTGCTGCGCCGGGTGCAGAAGGTGCTCAGTGCCGCGCACGAGGCGCAGATCGCGATCCCCGAGCGGCCGATCCCGGCGCAGGCTGATGCCGTTGCCGACATCCGGCAGCAACTACAAGCGTTGCTGCCCAAGGGTTTTGTCACGCGCACCGGCGCGGCGCACCTCGGCGACCTGACGCGGTACCTGACCGCCATCGTGCGTCGGCTGGAACGGCTGCCCCACGGGTTGGGTGCTGACCGGGAGCGGATGCAGCGGGTGCATGCGGTGCAGGACGCCTACGACGAGCTCAGGCATGCACTTTCGCCGATGCGGGCGGCCGCCGAGGATGTCCGCCAGATCGGGGTGATGATCGAGGAACTGCGGGTCAGCATGTGGGCCCAGCAGTTGGGTACCGCGATGCCGGTCAGCGAGAAGCGGATCTACCGGGCCATCGACGGGGTCACGCCGTGA
- a CDS encoding long chain fatty acid-CoA synthetase Faa4p, giving the protein MEVNRDASGWVIRIPEIEAVAHARRRDAVSAAARECIAARTGIPIGYIAVIAKD; this is encoded by the coding sequence ATCGAGGTCAACCGCGACGCTTCCGGGTGGGTGATCCGGATCCCCGAGATCGAGGCCGTGGCGCATGCCCGCCGCCGCGACGCGGTATCCGCGGCCGCCCGCGAATGCATCGCCGCCAGAACCGGCATTCCGATCGGCTATATCGCCGTCATCGCCAAAGACTGA
- a CDS encoding glutaminyl-peptide cyclotransferase produces MVTRHPVGTRVLALVTAVLLAGAATPSAGAEPLSAGAVPVVQPTVLAEIPHDPDAYSEGLEMDGPALYEATGLVGRSELRQVDPNTGVVLRSAALPAAYFGEGIAIVGDTIWQLTYQDGVAIEWDKATFTIRGEVPVTGEGWGLCRDGDRFVRSDGSGVLRFHDLSTFAETGTVAVTRDGREVNGLNELDCVDGQVWASLWPSDEIARIDPATGEVNLVADMSSLWRFGDRSVAQVFSGIAHLDGQEFLVSGKDWPAMFRVRIDAA; encoded by the coding sequence ATGGTCACACGACATCCGGTCGGCACCCGAGTCCTTGCCCTGGTCACCGCGGTGCTGTTGGCGGGCGCCGCTACCCCGTCGGCCGGGGCCGAACCCCTGTCGGCCGGGGCCGTCCCCGTGGTGCAGCCGACGGTGCTCGCCGAGATCCCCCACGATCCGGACGCGTACTCCGAAGGCCTGGAGATGGACGGGCCCGCTCTGTATGAAGCCACCGGCCTCGTCGGGCGCTCGGAGCTGCGTCAGGTCGACCCGAACACCGGTGTGGTGCTGCGGTCCGCGGCACTGCCGGCCGCGTACTTCGGTGAGGGGATCGCCATCGTCGGAGACACCATCTGGCAGCTCACGTATCAGGACGGGGTGGCCATCGAATGGGACAAGGCCACCTTCACCATCCGTGGGGAGGTGCCGGTGACCGGGGAGGGCTGGGGCCTGTGCCGCGACGGGGACCGGTTCGTCCGCAGCGACGGATCCGGCGTGCTGCGGTTCCACGACCTGTCCACCTTCGCCGAAACCGGTACCGTCGCGGTCACCCGTGACGGGCGAGAAGTCAACGGGCTCAACGAGTTGGATTGCGTCGACGGCCAGGTGTGGGCGAGTCTGTGGCCCAGCGACGAGATCGCGCGCATCGACCCGGCGACGGGTGAGGTGAACCTGGTGGCGGACATGTCGAGCCTGTGGCGGTTCGGCGACCGGTCGGTGGCCCAGGTGTTCAGCGGTATCGCCCACCTCGACGGGCAGGAGTTCCTGGTGTCGGGCAAGGACTGGCCGGCGATGTTCCGGGTGCGTATCGACGCGGCGTGA
- a CDS encoding carbon-nitrogen hydrolase family protein, with protein sequence MVEIAIAQFAPGADKPANLQHIAKLGAEAAARGARLLTFPEYAMFTVPVMDHRFVDSAEPLDGPFVTGLRDVAVEHKMHVVAGLNEAIAGEDRIFNTLVAVSPDGEIEARYRKLHLYDAFGYRESEMVKPGTIEAPETFVVDGMTFGMQTCYDLRFPEVTRRIVDAGADVLLLPAEWVPGPLKEDHWTTLLRARAIENTIYVAAADQSAPAGSGASAIIDPMGVVLAGLGERVGTAVASVDPERIAEVRATNPALALRRFTIAGT encoded by the coding sequence ATGGTTGAGATCGCCATCGCGCAGTTCGCTCCGGGTGCGGACAAGCCGGCAAACCTGCAGCACATCGCAAAGCTGGGGGCCGAGGCCGCCGCCCGCGGGGCCCGCCTGCTCACCTTCCCCGAGTACGCGATGTTCACGGTGCCCGTCATGGACCACCGCTTCGTGGACTCCGCCGAACCGCTGGACGGCCCGTTCGTCACGGGGCTGCGCGACGTGGCCGTCGAGCACAAGATGCATGTCGTTGCCGGCCTGAATGAAGCGATCGCCGGTGAGGACCGCATCTTCAACACCCTGGTGGCGGTCTCACCCGACGGGGAGATAGAGGCGCGGTACCGCAAGCTGCACCTCTACGACGCCTTCGGGTACCGGGAATCCGAGATGGTGAAACCGGGGACCATCGAAGCCCCCGAGACGTTCGTCGTCGACGGCATGACATTCGGCATGCAGACCTGCTACGACCTGCGCTTCCCCGAGGTCACCCGGCGCATCGTCGATGCCGGCGCCGACGTGCTGTTGCTGCCGGCGGAATGGGTGCCGGGACCGCTGAAGGAAGACCACTGGACGACGCTGCTGCGGGCCCGCGCCATCGAGAACACCATCTACGTCGCCGCGGCTGACCAGAGCGCCCCGGCGGGCTCTGGCGCCAGCGCAATCATCGATCCGATGGGCGTGGTGTTGGCCGGCCTGGGGGAGCGAGTGGGAACGGCCGTCGCCAGCGTGGATCCGGAGCGGATCGCCGAGGTGCGGGCCACGAATCCCGCTCTTGCGCTGCGGCGATTCACGATCGCCGGGACCTGA
- a CDS encoding DUF1697 domain-containing protein, translated as MPSTRYVALLRGINVGGRNLVAMKDLRAAMEGHPGLADVSTYIQSGNVLFETESSSKTLETEIEATLEKAFGVPLVVVVRSHRQLRAVIAGAPAGFGRQPDTYHSDCVFLKAPLTSGQAMGVVGLREGVDQAWPGSGVIYFARLSAQRTKSRMSKIVGTPEYQRMTIRNWATTVKLLDLLDASVRAP; from the coding sequence ATGCCGAGCACCCGGTATGTGGCGCTGTTGCGGGGCATCAACGTCGGTGGCCGCAACCTGGTCGCGATGAAGGATCTGCGCGCGGCGATGGAGGGCCACCCCGGCCTGGCTGACGTCAGTACGTACATCCAGTCGGGCAACGTACTGTTCGAGACCGAGAGTTCGAGCAAGACGCTGGAAACCGAGATCGAGGCCACCCTGGAGAAGGCGTTCGGGGTGCCGCTCGTGGTCGTGGTGCGCTCACACCGGCAGCTGCGGGCCGTGATCGCCGGTGCACCAGCCGGTTTCGGCCGGCAGCCGGACACCTATCACTCCGATTGTGTGTTCCTGAAGGCGCCGCTGACCAGCGGGCAGGCGATGGGTGTCGTCGGGCTGCGCGAAGGTGTGGACCAAGCGTGGCCCGGGTCCGGGGTCATCTACTTCGCCCGTCTCAGCGCACAACGCACCAAGAGCAGGATGAGCAAGATCGTCGGGACACCCGAATACCAGCGGATGACGATCCGCAACTGGGCCACCACCGTCAAGCTTCTGGACCTGTTGGACGCCAGCGTCAGAGCCCCATGA